A portion of the Acidobacteriaceae bacterium genome contains these proteins:
- a CDS encoding ComEC/Rec2 family competence protein — MMYPPAVEPLRFRQMPMLAAAMAFAAGEIVARHWIAAARLYVALALLLVIAVVAMWTARRVMLWAVLALWVAVGAFALQVTPQPMRQVSAARYADGLSREVVGEVVDVRPMTPQSESDADGAALQPWEIEPGGWEQEAEPARTLVDVKLRAVEEVTPDEAHMRPMNGGVRVMLRGEAPALRCGDVLRLPMRLQVPDEYRDAGAWSRREFLLQQGIGLEAKAAGEKVIVAQHGRVSATCHLREAQRWAVARMDRFVQWQRTLRWPKSLRLRAGDEGTLQAMLFGERSGLAMNWRQELERTGTFHLVVVSGLHVTLLAGALLWLLLRLRVPERVAIPVTLLLMLGFALLTGFGVPVQRALLMCAVYLLARMLQRERSAMNALGMAAMAVLLLDPRALFTASFQMTFCVIVAAAGVAAPIAERSYGRYHVTLNTLKKVEADAWLAPDLVSFRVAVRLWRAVLRDGVWRPLGACVVPALRLFFTLCDALLFGAAVELCMALPVAVHFHRAALLALPVNVVAVPLMFVLLVLTVVMFLLSLMSAWLAAPVAAIVALGLHFLQAIVGHAGGLSAAEWRLPGPDAVRVVAACAAIAVACWALRAKARWAWSGAAVLAAAMAFAVLWLPRPQFSAGLLEVTAVDVGQGDSLLVVTPEGRTLLVDAGGPVGGVRPQERWDIGEDVVSPYLWSRGVARLDAMALTHAHSDHMGGMLAVLRNFRPRELWLSVAPGKAEGLQRLVAEAQQMGVRVRWLRAGDAPAPGVVVLAPEAGYSNPREAANNDSLVLDVRAGHAEALLEGDAERSSEAAMVANGKLHPVTLLKVGHHGSRTSTTEAFAAAVRPKAAMVSVGRRNTFGHPRWEVLETLEMEGTRVFRTDRLGAVTVLMDPATGGFRETDAMGR; from the coding sequence ATGATGTATCCGCCTGCCGTGGAGCCGCTGCGCTTTCGGCAGATGCCGATGCTGGCCGCTGCGATGGCGTTTGCCGCAGGCGAGATCGTGGCGCGGCATTGGATCGCAGCGGCTCGCCTGTACGTCGCGCTGGCATTGCTGTTGGTGATTGCAGTGGTGGCGATGTGGACAGCGCGGCGCGTGATGCTGTGGGCGGTGCTGGCGTTGTGGGTGGCGGTAGGGGCGTTTGCCCTGCAGGTGACTCCGCAGCCGATGCGGCAGGTCAGTGCGGCACGCTATGCGGATGGGTTGAGCCGCGAGGTTGTGGGCGAAGTAGTGGACGTTCGCCCGATGACACCCCAGAGCGAGAGCGATGCGGATGGCGCAGCGTTGCAGCCATGGGAGATCGAGCCGGGTGGATGGGAGCAGGAAGCCGAGCCTGCTCGGACGCTGGTGGATGTGAAGCTGCGTGCAGTGGAGGAGGTGACTCCTGACGAGGCACACATGCGGCCGATGAACGGCGGCGTTCGCGTGATGTTGCGGGGAGAGGCTCCGGCGCTGCGTTGTGGCGACGTGCTGCGCCTGCCAATGCGATTGCAGGTGCCGGACGAGTATCGCGACGCGGGCGCGTGGTCACGGCGGGAGTTTCTGCTGCAGCAAGGCATCGGGCTGGAGGCGAAGGCTGCGGGCGAGAAAGTGATCGTGGCGCAGCATGGGCGGGTCTCAGCCACTTGCCATCTGCGGGAGGCGCAGCGGTGGGCTGTGGCGAGGATGGACCGGTTCGTGCAATGGCAGCGGACGTTGCGGTGGCCGAAATCGTTGCGGCTGCGAGCCGGCGATGAAGGCACGCTGCAGGCGATGCTCTTCGGCGAACGCAGTGGACTGGCGATGAACTGGCGGCAGGAGTTGGAGCGGACAGGGACGTTTCATCTCGTCGTTGTCTCGGGGCTGCATGTGACGCTGCTGGCCGGAGCGTTGCTGTGGCTGCTGCTGCGGCTGCGTGTGCCGGAGCGAGTGGCGATTCCTGTAACGCTGCTGCTGATGCTAGGATTCGCGCTGCTCACAGGCTTTGGAGTGCCGGTGCAGCGGGCGCTGTTGATGTGTGCGGTGTACCTGCTGGCGAGGATGCTGCAGCGCGAACGGTCGGCGATGAACGCGCTGGGCATGGCGGCGATGGCGGTGTTGCTGCTCGATCCTCGGGCGCTGTTTACGGCGAGCTTTCAGATGACGTTCTGCGTGATTGTGGCCGCCGCTGGCGTGGCGGCACCGATCGCCGAGCGAAGCTATGGGCGCTATCACGTGACGCTGAATACGTTGAAGAAAGTGGAGGCCGATGCATGGCTTGCACCGGATCTGGTGAGCTTTCGCGTTGCCGTACGGTTGTGGCGAGCGGTGCTGCGCGATGGCGTGTGGAGGCCGCTGGGGGCTTGCGTGGTTCCGGCGCTGCGATTGTTCTTCACGCTGTGCGATGCCCTGCTGTTTGGAGCAGCGGTAGAGCTGTGCATGGCTCTGCCGGTGGCCGTGCACTTCCACCGCGCGGCGTTGCTGGCGCTGCCGGTAAACGTGGTGGCCGTGCCGCTGATGTTTGTGCTGCTGGTACTGACGGTCGTGATGTTTCTGCTGTCGCTGATGAGCGCGTGGCTGGCTGCGCCGGTGGCGGCGATCGTGGCGCTGGGGCTGCACTTTTTGCAGGCGATTGTGGGCCATGCGGGTGGGCTCTCGGCGGCGGAGTGGCGTTTGCCGGGGCCGGATGCGGTGCGCGTTGTGGCCGCGTGTGCGGCGATAGCCGTGGCGTGCTGGGCGCTGCGGGCGAAGGCTCGATGGGCGTGGAGTGGGGCAGCGGTTCTTGCAGCGGCGATGGCGTTTGCAGTGCTGTGGCTGCCGCGGCCGCAGTTCTCAGCGGGGCTGCTGGAGGTGACGGCGGTGGACGTTGGGCAGGGCGATTCTTTGCTGGTGGTGACGCCGGAGGGCAGGACGCTACTGGTGGATGCGGGCGGGCCGGTGGGTGGGGTTCGACCACAGGAACGTTGGGATATAGGCGAGGATGTGGTCTCACCCTATCTGTGGTCGCGCGGAGTGGCGCGGTTGGATGCGATGGCGTTGACGCACGCGCACAGCGACCACATGGGTGGGATGCTGGCAGTACTGCGGAACTTTCGTCCGCGCGAGCTGTGGCTGAGCGTGGCGCCGGGCAAGGCAGAAGGGCTGCAGAGGCTGGTCGCCGAAGCGCAGCAGATGGGGGTGCGGGTGCGTTGGCTGCGAGCAGGGGACGCTCCTGCGCCGGGGGTCGTGGTGCTCGCTCCTGAGGCTGGGTACAGCAACCCGCGCGAGGCGGCGAACAATGATTCGCTGGTGCTGGACGTCCGAGCAGGACACGCTGAGGCGTTGCTGGAAGGTGATGCGGAGCGGAGCAGCGAAGCGGCGATGGTGGCAAACGGAAAGCTGCATCCGGTAACGCTGCTGAAGGTGGGGCATCATGGCAGCCGGACGTCTACGACCGAAGCGTTTGCGGCTGCGGTGAGACCAAAGGCGGCGATGGTGAGTGTGGGTAGACGGAATACGTTTGGGCATCCGCGGTGGGAGGTGTTGGAAACACTGGAGATGGAAGGCACGAGGGTGTTTCGGACGGACCGGCTCGGGGCGGTGACGGTATTGATGGATCCGGCAACGGGTGGCTTTCGCGAGACCGATGCGATGGGGAGATGA
- a CDS encoding NHL repeat-containing protein, whose protein sequence is MLSCRTFLRVVSSLVPVAVLLTGCSGSTSSTTTPTTPLTVTGGAYATGIATQAYSQAIVISGGKAAYTCTVSSGAAPSGLVVSSGCVISGTPLVAGSSSFTVSVSDSSSPTLTSTATISILVNPAPPIITTTTLPAGAVGTKYSSALTVTQGTSPYTCSLASGSYPGGLSFASGCTLSGIPTAAGTYSIAVKVTDSTNPVESGTGTVSLTINASPYTGVIAGTSPVIGASVQIYAAGTTGNGLAPTALLTTPLATDASGAFDLSTASYTCPSPTAITYFVATGGKVGSTSAVTNTGSVLMSSVGACSNIATTSSLVINEASTVASAYAFQQFLTAGAKMGATSTNLSGITLASNTFQNLANPASGTLPGANFPSNGVAPTQKMNLLANVMNACLTATSPTGTACSSFYSAATVNGLAPTNTLDAILNLAKNPGLDTGAMYALASGLSTYAPQSTTQPSDWMLWCTYSGGGMSNPTTVTIDSLGRVWVANYFAVASLFTNTGSAVFSSGLTGNSLENSYGAAVDKNDSLWVANEEGGPSGIGTVSVFTSAGAIGTGSPYTSGGLNFPISVAHDTTGVAWVVDYGNSHLTLLDNSGTPLSGTEGYTTAQFIFPVAVAVDSQRRGWVTNQSDSTVVRVAADGSSFVSYTVGRGPSAVAIDAKDNVWTANYYGDTIGLVSSAGTVVSGSTGYAGAGVTHPQGIAIDGGGTPWISNYRAPGISAVAGASTATPGQAISGTSGFAPDADLLEAFGIAIDQSGNLWVASFGSNTLTEFIGPAVPVKTPLIGPVVLP, encoded by the coding sequence ATGCTTTCTTGCCGTACCTTCCTGCGGGTCGTATCCTCCCTCGTTCCTGTCGCCGTGCTTCTCACCGGTTGCTCCGGTAGTACGTCGAGCACCACCACGCCGACGACTCCGCTCACCGTTACCGGCGGAGCCTATGCCACAGGTATCGCGACCCAGGCCTATAGCCAGGCCATCGTGATCAGCGGTGGAAAGGCTGCCTACACCTGTACGGTTTCTTCGGGAGCAGCCCCCAGCGGTCTGGTGGTGAGCAGCGGCTGCGTCATCAGCGGAACACCACTCGTTGCGGGTTCTTCCTCCTTTACGGTTTCTGTCTCTGACTCGTCCTCGCCGACGCTCACCAGCACCGCGACGATCAGCATTCTGGTCAACCCGGCTCCGCCCATCATTACGACGACGACATTGCCTGCTGGCGCGGTTGGAACAAAGTACAGCTCTGCGCTCACGGTCACCCAGGGAACCTCTCCCTACACCTGCTCGCTCGCGTCGGGGTCTTACCCCGGTGGCCTCTCCTTCGCCAGCGGCTGCACGCTTTCGGGAATCCCCACCGCAGCCGGAACGTACAGCATTGCCGTGAAAGTGACAGACTCCACCAACCCCGTAGAGAGCGGAACCGGAACCGTCAGCCTGACGATCAACGCCTCCCCCTACACCGGCGTCATCGCTGGAACGTCGCCTGTTATCGGCGCGAGCGTGCAGATCTACGCAGCCGGAACTACTGGCAACGGTCTGGCACCCACCGCGCTGCTCACCACCCCGCTTGCGACGGACGCCAGCGGTGCCTTTGATCTGAGCACCGCTTCCTACACCTGCCCTTCGCCTACGGCGATCACCTACTTTGTTGCCACGGGTGGCAAGGTCGGCTCGACCTCGGCGGTCACCAATACCGGATCGGTGCTGATGTCCTCGGTCGGTGCCTGCTCCAACATCGCGACGACCTCGTCGCTGGTCATAAACGAAGCTTCGACCGTGGCCTCGGCCTACGCCTTCCAGCAGTTCCTCACGGCTGGAGCGAAGATGGGTGCGACTTCGACGAACCTCAGCGGCATTACTCTGGCGTCGAATACCTTCCAGAACCTGGCAAACCCTGCCAGCGGCACGCTGCCCGGTGCGAACTTCCCCTCCAACGGTGTCGCTCCCACGCAGAAGATGAACCTGCTGGCGAACGTAATGAACGCCTGCCTGACCGCTACCAGCCCCACCGGCACGGCTTGCTCGTCGTTTTACTCTGCGGCGACGGTCAACGGCCTCGCGCCCACCAACACCCTCGACGCGATTCTGAACCTGGCGAAGAACCCCGGCCTCGACACCGGGGCGATGTACGCGTTGGCCTCTGGCCTCAGCACCTACGCGCCGCAGTCCACAACGCAGCCCTCTGACTGGATGCTCTGGTGCACCTACAGCGGCGGCGGCATGAGCAACCCGACCACGGTCACCATCGACTCCCTCGGCCGTGTTTGGGTTGCGAATTACTTTGCGGTCGCCAGTCTCTTCACCAATACCGGTTCCGCTGTCTTCTCCTCCGGACTCACCGGAAACAGCCTGGAGAACTCCTACGGAGCAGCGGTCGATAAGAACGACTCGCTCTGGGTGGCGAACGAAGAAGGTGGTCCCAGCGGTATAGGTACCGTCTCGGTCTTCACCTCTGCCGGAGCCATCGGCACGGGGTCGCCGTACACCTCCGGAGGCCTCAACTTCCCGATTTCCGTTGCGCATGACACCACGGGCGTCGCCTGGGTCGTTGACTATGGCAACTCGCACCTCACGCTGCTGGACAACAGCGGCACTCCGCTCTCCGGCACCGAAGGCTACACCACCGCGCAGTTCATCTTCCCGGTCGCTGTAGCGGTCGACTCACAGCGTCGCGGCTGGGTCACCAATCAGTCCGACTCCACGGTCGTCCGCGTTGCCGCGGACGGCTCTTCCTTCGTCAGCTACACCGTCGGCCGCGGTCCCAGTGCCGTCGCTATCGACGCAAAGGACAACGTCTGGACCGCCAACTACTACGGCGATACGATCGGCCTTGTCTCCAGCGCAGGTACGGTCGTCTCCGGCTCCACGGGCTACGCCGGTGCCGGCGTCACGCATCCGCAGGGCATCGCCATCGACGGTGGCGGTACGCCGTGGATCTCGAACTACCGTGCCCCCGGCATCTCCGCAGTGGCTGGCGCAAGCACTGCCACGCCCGGCCAGGCGATCTCCGGCACAAGCGGCTTTGCGCCGGACGCCGACCTGCTCGAAGCCTTTGGCATCGCCATCGACCAATCGGGCAATCTCTGGGTTGCCAGCTTCGGCAGTAACACGCTGACGGAGTTCATCGGCCCGGCTGTCCCGGTCAAAACCCCGCTCATCGGGCCGGTTGTCCTCCCGTAA
- the xrtJ gene encoding exosortase J, protein MLAALLAIVGVFSIFSTAGYLWALWLTDPLKSIGAFIPVVSLILILRAWRSLDWEMRGTWWGLVVLVATIVLVHVRDHAVLELILSPSWAIFLPPHSLVALAYTSGVVLLFGGTRLYRAALFPILLTWFVNPVPHTFNLVVDLPLQHASAAIARGFAHALGQKLSPDQLRLMFTPDFGMFIAPGCNGIRGSITMGFIALIAGYVYRFRTRVIVMVTLCAILLGYVFNLVRLCVLVLYYIVALHITWLQNRAEMGDYIIGACLFFFATTLFFSLVRRFSATGDLRPPPLPVRSEPRSERVSTSSFLVRFTALLLIFAVGSISYARALIAERGHKNVVNDPKALGNFPKQIGDWKLSREWNEYLVTGPLIFYWADYTPVGGGPVVSVGISPVLGAHDTLICHSARGEDWLWHGDLPLRTAAGEAAFVGSFFNDGATQYLEATTLCENGSCGQHSSPARHFGLVYSHPDTHALLEQDPNRVMPVLLRTETTDTAMAPDRARAELTQNLRQFLAAARLNDFTAPYR, encoded by the coding sequence GTGCTTGCAGCGCTCCTTGCCATTGTGGGCGTGTTCTCCATCTTCTCCACGGCAGGTTATCTGTGGGCGCTCTGGCTTACAGATCCGCTGAAGTCCATTGGCGCCTTTATCCCGGTGGTCAGCCTTATCCTCATCCTGCGTGCCTGGCGTTCGCTGGACTGGGAGATGCGTGGCACCTGGTGGGGGCTGGTCGTTCTTGTGGCCACCATCGTGCTGGTTCACGTTCGTGACCACGCGGTCCTGGAGCTTATCCTTTCGCCATCCTGGGCGATCTTTCTGCCGCCACACTCGCTGGTTGCGCTGGCGTACACCTCGGGCGTCGTTCTGCTTTTTGGCGGGACCCGGCTGTACCGCGCCGCGCTGTTTCCTATCCTGCTCACCTGGTTTGTAAACCCGGTTCCGCACACGTTTAATCTCGTGGTGGATCTGCCGCTGCAGCATGCCTCTGCGGCAATCGCCCGCGGCTTCGCCCACGCCCTGGGGCAGAAGCTCTCGCCCGATCAACTCCGCCTGATGTTTACGCCGGACTTCGGCATGTTCATCGCTCCGGGCTGCAACGGCATCCGCGGCTCCATCACGATGGGCTTCATCGCGCTGATCGCGGGATACGTCTACCGCTTCCGCACGCGGGTCATCGTGATGGTGACGCTCTGCGCCATCCTGCTCGGCTACGTGTTCAACCTCGTTCGCCTGTGCGTTCTGGTGCTGTATTACATTGTGGCGTTGCACATCACCTGGCTGCAGAACCGAGCCGAGATGGGCGACTACATCATCGGGGCCTGCCTCTTCTTCTTTGCGACGACGCTCTTTTTCTCGCTTGTTCGCCGCTTCAGCGCGACGGGCGATCTTCGTCCTCCGCCTTTGCCTGTTCGCTCCGAGCCGCGCAGCGAGCGCGTATCGACTTCGTCTTTCCTGGTGCGTTTTACCGCTCTACTGCTTATCTTCGCGGTGGGCAGTATCTCTTACGCCCGCGCTCTGATCGCGGAACGCGGCCACAAGAATGTAGTGAATGACCCCAAAGCTCTCGGCAACTTCCCGAAGCAGATCGGCGACTGGAAGCTAAGCCGGGAGTGGAACGAGTACCTTGTGACCGGGCCACTGATCTTCTACTGGGCCGATTACACGCCTGTCGGTGGTGGCCCGGTGGTCTCTGTAGGGATCTCTCCGGTTCTCGGAGCGCATGACACGCTGATCTGCCACTCCGCGCGCGGGGAAGACTGGCTCTGGCATGGGGACCTTCCGCTGCGCACAGCCGCTGGCGAAGCAGCCTTCGTCGGCTCTTTCTTCAACGACGGTGCCACGCAGTACCTTGAGGCCACAACGCTTTGCGAAAACGGAAGCTGTGGCCAGCACTCTTCGCCTGCCCGCCACTTCGGCCTGGTCTATAGCCATCCGGATACCCATGCGCTTCTGGAGCAGGACCCCAACCGGGTGATGCCGGTGCTTCTGCGTACGGAAACGACGGATACGGCGATGGCCCCCGACCGGGCCCGGGCAGAATTGACCCAGAATTTGCGGCAATTTCTTGCCGCCGCACGGCTGAATGACTTCACCGCACCCTATCGTTGA
- a CDS encoding PExPT-CTERM protein, with the protein MKKTLLSVLSVVFVLSVAAPAFAQGGCVNSPENPTAILMLVGSAGAAFAALRGRFRR; encoded by the coding sequence ATGAAGAAGACTTTGCTTTCGGTGCTGTCGGTCGTGTTTGTTCTGTCTGTTGCAGCACCCGCATTTGCCCAGGGCGGCTGCGTTAACTCGCCGGAGAACCCGACGGCGATCTTGATGCTGGTTGGTTCCGCAGGCGCTGCCTTCGCTGCCTTGCGTGGGCGCTTCCGCCGCTAA
- the glk gene encoding glucokinase, whose amino-acid sequence MILAGDVGGTKVHLALYNFTGGKLQPVRDQKFPASEFATLDAVVNKFLEGYESQKKDIMASCFGCPGPVRDGRLKLTNLPWTLDSRDLQKSLDIEHIFLINDLEANGYGIPELAADKVETLHVGDPSNVGHRGLVSAGTGLGEALLIWDPTRQQHRPIPSEGGHSDFAARNEREIALLNYLRRTLNGRVSFERVVSGLGIKNIYAFLRDDQKMEEPQWLHERMQNEDPNAVIGTCGEDGSSEICAATLEMFVSSFGAEAGNVALKVLANGGVYLGGGIAPKILKTMKNGEFTKAFLDKGRLSPMLESMPVRVILDDTCALLGAAAYAEARASDLSGHSERAASIHA is encoded by the coding sequence ATGATTCTTGCAGGCGACGTCGGCGGCACCAAAGTACATCTCGCGCTCTATAACTTCACCGGTGGCAAGCTGCAGCCGGTTCGCGACCAGAAATTTCCCGCCAGCGAGTTCGCCACGCTCGACGCTGTCGTCAACAAGTTTCTCGAAGGCTACGAGTCGCAAAAGAAGGACATCATGGCGAGCTGCTTCGGCTGCCCCGGCCCCGTCCGCGACGGTCGCCTGAAGCTGACGAACCTGCCCTGGACGCTTGACTCTCGCGACCTGCAGAAGTCCCTCGATATCGAGCACATCTTCCTGATCAACGACCTTGAGGCCAACGGCTACGGCATCCCGGAACTCGCCGCCGACAAGGTGGAAACCCTGCACGTGGGCGACCCCAGCAACGTCGGTCACCGCGGCCTTGTTTCGGCAGGAACCGGCCTTGGAGAAGCGCTGCTCATCTGGGACCCCACCCGTCAGCAGCACCGGCCGATCCCCTCGGAAGGCGGCCACAGCGACTTCGCTGCACGCAACGAGCGCGAGATTGCTCTGCTGAACTACCTTCGCCGCACCTTGAACGGCCGCGTCAGCTTTGAGCGCGTTGTCTCTGGTCTCGGCATCAAGAACATCTACGCCTTCCTGCGCGACGATCAGAAGATGGAAGAGCCGCAGTGGCTGCACGAACGCATGCAGAACGAAGACCCCAACGCGGTCATCGGCACCTGCGGCGAAGACGGCTCCAGTGAGATCTGCGCCGCAACGCTTGAGATGTTTGTCTCCAGCTTCGGGGCTGAAGCTGGCAACGTTGCCCTCAAAGTGCTCGCCAACGGCGGCGTCTACCTTGGCGGTGGCATCGCTCCCAAGATTCTGAAGACGATGAAGAATGGCGAGTTTACCAAGGCATTCCTCGATAAGGGTCGTCTCTCGCCCATGCTGGAGTCCATGCCCGTGCGCGTTATCCTGGACGATACCTGCGCTCTTCTCGGTGCTGCGGCGTATGCCGAAGCCCGTGCTTCGGATCTCAGCGGACACTCCGAGCGCGCTGCCAGCATTCACGCCTGA
- the pgl gene encoding 6-phosphogluconolactonase translates to MPRTVNVTYQVFPTAADMALASARYFASRVEHAVANRGIARIAISGGSTPQAAFKLLADPAGPFLNTVPWDKLQLFWVDERCVPPTDPESNYGVCKQLLLDLVPILPANVFRMEGELDPEEAASRYEATIRNALKLEGAESPRFDLVWLGMGPDGHTASLFPHTEGINEMGRIVIANHVPQKDTWRITLTWPVINDGAEVAFGIAGADKAEVLAHVLLGERNVDEYPSQLIRPNTSKLLYLLDEAAAAKLPVATEVFTTTHGTRKVGTLEI, encoded by the coding sequence ATGCCTCGCACTGTCAACGTTACCTACCAGGTCTTTCCCACGGCAGCCGACATGGCTCTGGCCTCGGCTCGCTACTTTGCTTCGCGCGTGGAGCACGCCGTTGCCAACCGCGGCATCGCCCGCATCGCCATCTCGGGTGGTTCCACCCCGCAGGCCGCGTTCAAGCTCCTCGCCGATCCCGCCGGCCCCTTCCTGAACACCGTGCCGTGGGACAAGCTCCAGCTCTTCTGGGTGGACGAACGCTGCGTTCCGCCGACGGACCCCGAATCGAACTACGGCGTCTGCAAGCAGCTTCTGCTCGACCTGGTGCCGATTCTTCCGGCAAACGTCTTCCGCATGGAAGGTGAGCTTGACCCTGAAGAGGCCGCCTCGCGCTACGAAGCCACGATCCGCAACGCGCTGAAGCTCGAAGGAGCTGAGTCGCCGCGCTTCGACCTCGTCTGGCTGGGTATGGGGCCCGATGGTCACACCGCCTCGCTCTTCCCGCACACGGAAGGCATCAACGAGATGGGCCGCATCGTCATCGCCAACCATGTTCCGCAGAAGGACACCTGGCGCATCACGCTCACCTGGCCGGTCATTAACGACGGGGCCGAAGTTGCCTTCGGCATCGCCGGCGCGGACAAGGCCGAAGTGCTCGCACACGTCCTGCTCGGCGAGCGCAACGTTGACGAGTACCCCTCACAGCTCATTCGTCCCAACACCAGCAAGCTGCTTTACCTGCTGGACGAGGCAGCCGCTGCCAAACTGCCCGTAGCCACGGAGGTCTTCACGACCACGCATGGCACGCGCAAGGTCGGTACGCTGGAAATTTAG
- the zwf gene encoding glucose-6-phosphate dehydrogenase, with the protein MPEVGQSLTDGETIDKHERVPDPCIVVIFGASGDLTKRKLLPALFHLKQQNLLPEDFAVVGVARRDLSATFSADMQDGIIKGGGVDAGDSALKPFMDKVKYFATNFDDDAGFEKLKGFLAELDGQLGTKGNRLFYLAVAPEYFADIAQRLQKHGMTETTDEKWTNVIIEKPFGVDLESAKKLNTEINAVLKENQIFRIDHYLGKETVQNILVFRFGNALFEPIWNRNFIDHIEITAAESIGIEGRGPFYETAGALRDVLQNHVMEVLSFVAMEPPDSFASEAVRTEKLKVWKAIEPIPVTDTVRGQYAAGTVDGQSVIGYRQEDRVNPESTTETYAAMKLEIENWRWAGVPFYIRAGKRLAKRVTEVTVVFKQPPLHLFKNNATDGKIQPNVLQLRIQPDEGITLSFGAKIPGPTTNVKPVEMHFSYADAFGKSSANGYERLLLDAMLGDGTLFAEREGVETTWALMTPILEAWAANPPKDFPNYESGTWGPKCADDLLARDGRNWHKL; encoded by the coding sequence ATGCCAGAAGTTGGACAGTCTCTTACCGACGGGGAAACGATCGACAAGCACGAGCGCGTGCCGGATCCCTGCATCGTTGTTATCTTTGGCGCCTCCGGCGACCTGACCAAGCGCAAGCTGCTCCCCGCGCTCTTTCACCTTAAGCAGCAGAACCTTCTGCCTGAAGATTTCGCTGTGGTCGGCGTGGCACGTCGCGATCTTTCCGCGACCTTCTCCGCTGACATGCAGGACGGCATCATCAAGGGCGGCGGCGTGGACGCGGGCGACTCCGCACTCAAGCCTTTCATGGACAAGGTCAAGTACTTTGCCACGAACTTTGACGACGACGCTGGCTTTGAGAAGCTCAAGGGCTTCCTCGCCGAACTCGACGGCCAGCTTGGCACCAAGGGCAACCGCCTTTTCTACCTCGCTGTAGCCCCCGAGTACTTCGCCGACATCGCGCAGCGCCTGCAAAAGCACGGTATGACCGAGACCACCGACGAAAAGTGGACGAACGTCATCATCGAAAAGCCTTTCGGTGTCGATCTTGAAAGCGCGAAGAAGCTGAACACCGAAATCAACGCGGTGCTCAAGGAAAACCAGATCTTCCGCATCGACCATTACCTCGGCAAGGAGACGGTGCAGAACATCCTCGTCTTCCGCTTCGGTAATGCGCTCTTTGAGCCCATCTGGAACCGCAACTTCATCGACCACATCGAGATCACCGCTGCTGAGTCCATCGGCATCGAAGGGCGCGGCCCGTTCTATGAGACGGCTGGCGCACTGCGTGACGTTTTGCAGAACCACGTCATGGAAGTGCTCTCGTTCGTTGCGATGGAGCCACCTGACAGCTTTGCTTCCGAGGCCGTACGCACGGAGAAGCTGAAGGTCTGGAAGGCCATTGAGCCGATCCCGGTCACCGACACCGTTCGCGGCCAGTATGCTGCGGGCACGGTCGACGGCCAGAGCGTCATCGGCTACCGCCAGGAAGATCGCGTCAACCCGGAGTCGACCACCGAAACCTACGCTGCCATGAAGCTCGAAATCGAGAACTGGCGCTGGGCTGGTGTGCCGTTCTACATCCGTGCGGGCAAGCGTCTCGCGAAGCGCGTGACGGAAGTCACGGTTGTCTTCAAGCAGCCGCCGTTGCACCTCTTCAAAAACAACGCCACCGACGGCAAGATCCAGCCGAACGTGCTTCAGCTTCGCATTCAGCCGGACGAGGGCATCACGCTCAGCTTCGGTGCGAAGATCCCCGGCCCGACCACCAACGTCAAGCCGGTAGAGATGCACTTCAGCTACGCGGACGCCTTCGGCAAGAGCTCGGCAAACGGTTACGAGCGCCTGTTGCTCGACGCCATGCTGGGCGACGGCACGCTCTTCGCCGAGCGTGAAGGTGTTGAAACCACCTGGGCGCTGATGACCCCGATTCTCGAAGCCTGGGCAGCAAACCCGCCCAAGGACTTCCCGAACTACGAGTCCGGCACCTGGGGCCCGAAGTGTGCCGATGATCTACTGGCGCGCGACGGCCGTAACTGGCACAAGCTGTAA